CAGGTGGGTGGGGTCCCTGCACAAGATGATACATGGACTGTGTTTCAGGGAAGCCTACCCCAACTGCACAGTTCTCGAAGCCCGCCCGTGTTACAACGTGGCTCGCCTAATGTTCCTCGATGCAGAGAGGTAAGGGACTGGGGGCAGAGGAGGGTGACACCAAGGGCCCCCTGCCATTGTGGAGGACATCTTGGCTACCACACAGGCTCCCCTTCTAGATTTTTTCCTAGGGCATTTGATTTTAATTCAACTCGTTGGAGTGCCTGTTAATTCAGCTCTGGAAAGAGCAAGGCCTGGAGGTTAGAGTTTGTTGTGAGGGGAAGGGGGGCCCATGGTCCCCACTGCATCTGAGGACATGCCCTTCTTTGGCTACATATGAGAAATTTAGGTCAGCCTGCAGGAAGAACTTCTGGCCCTCTAGGGATGGGTGGGGAGACCTTGGGATGTGGCCACATCTGAAGCATGTATCCTAAACAAGAACAAGACAGCTCCTGTCCTTGGGGAGTGAGCTAGATGACCCCCAAGCTgagccagccccagccccagatgTAGGTGAACAGGCATCTGGGTCCCACAGGAAGAAGGCCGAGCGGGGAAAGCTGTACTTCACAAACCTCCAGAGCAAGGAGAACGTGCCCACCATGATCAACCCCAAGCCCTGTGGCCACCTCTGCTGCTGTGTGGTGCGAGGCTGTGAGCAGGTATGACGCGGGCTGGCTGTTGAGTTGGGAGAAGCGGGCTGGCTGTTGAGTCGGGAGAAGTTGGACAGGTCCTGGGCAGGCAAGGCTGGGGCCCTGCCCTCAGTGAGTCCCCACCTGTCCCTGGAATCCTTGAAGCCTCAGTTCCCACTGTTGGGTTTGTCTAATGTCCCTACAGTGACCAGGTTTTCAAACCTCAAATTAGAAAATGTCAGCCAAAAGGACAATGTTGTGCTGTACCCACTGACTCTGGGGACTTGAGCAAGTTGCTTACtgctcagtgcctcagtttcctcatggggTTAACGTACCCACCTTATGAGAGTGTTGTGAGGGTAAAGTGAGTAATACATATAAAAAAGCTTAGaggtgctgggtgcggtggcatatgcctgtaatcccagcactttgtgaggctgaagcgggtggatcacttgagccaggagtttgagaccagcctgggaaacatggcaaaacctgatctctacaaaaaatacaaaaattagccaggcatggtgctgcacacatgtagtcccagccacttgggaggctgaggtgggagggtcactttagcctgggagcttgaggctccagtgagctgagattccaccactacactccagcctgggcatcagagcgagaccctgtttccaaaaaaagatgCTTAGAGGAGCAGTGCCTGGCTTGTAGGAAGCCCCAAGTCAGCGTGGGCTGGATGCTGCAGGCCCCAGCCTGGCTTTCCAACTAGAGGCCCTGTCCCTAACCCTCCCACAAAGGTGGAGGCCATTGAGTACTACACAAAGCTGGAGCAGAAGCTGAAGGAAGACTACAAGCGGGAGAAGGAGAAGGTGAATGAGAAGCCTCTTGGCATGGCCTTTGTCACCTTCCACAATGAGACTATCACCGCCATGTGAGTCCCCAACTCAGCCCTCGGCCCTCGGCCCTGAGCAGCCCTCCAGggctccctgacccctgtgctCATGGCCTTCTGCCAGCAGTGTGGCCTCCAGGTGGGCCTGTGGTAACCAGTGCCCATCTTTCTAGCATCCTGAAGGACTTCAACGTGTGTAAATGCCAGGGCTGTACCTGCCGTGGGGAGCCACGCCCCTCATCCTGCAGCGAGTCCCTGCACATCTCCAACTGGACCGTGTCCTATGCCCCTGACCCCCAGAACATCTACTGGTGAGCAAACAGGTGTCAGGGCAGGCTTTCCAGGGCCTGGGATGGGCTCAGTAGGTAGGCGGAGGAGAGGGAGTGTCTTGGTGTCACTGGGGGCCAATCCTGCCCTTGGTTCCTGGACTGACTGGTTCCCCACCTTGCCAGGGAGCACCTCTCCATCCGAGGCTTCATCTGGTGGCTGCGCTGCCTGGTCATCAATGTCGtcctcttcatcctcctcttcttcctcaccaCTCcagccatcatcatcaccaccatggACAAGTTCAACGTCACCAAGCCTGTGGAGTACCTCAACGTGAGGCCCCATGCCCCTGTCACTTTCCACGCTGGGTCACAACACACAGATACCAGGCCCTGATCCCTCTTCCACTTGCCCAGCCCAGCCCGTTCTGCTTGTTCCAACCCCATGCCACCAACCAGCTCCCAAAAACCCCTGTGTGCACTTCCCTTGGGCTCCCTGCCACCTTCCCCCTCAGAGAGGCCACCCTCAGGTGTGCAACACCTGGAGAAACACCCAGGGAAGAGAGAGAGCCTGCATTTAGTCCTGATCTCAGAGAAGTCCCCTTCCCTCACCCCTCAGTCTTTCTAACTGAAAAAATGGAAAGGTTCGACTAGATCAGTGGCTTTGGACTTGGATTCTGATCTCTTTATCGGTGTGAAACCCAGTGTGGAAAAGCAGGGCTGCTCCGATGACAGTAGGGTGGCATGCATGTCTGCCTGGCCtcccctcacctctcctcccacGCATAGAGCATACCTCTTTGGAACCTCAGAGTTTGAAGAAGGACAGTTTGCAAATCACTTGGAGTGATAATACCATAATAGATAAGACCCAGACTGCATGGATTCAAATCCCTACCTCATGGCTTGCTAGCTAGGGAAGCTATTGAATCTTTTttttgcctcagtttactcatctgtcaaatggggtaacagcattattgtgaggattaagacATGGAAAGTACATCAGCAGTGCTTagaacatagtaggtgttcagcaAATGCTGACTATCAGTATTATCCACCCTGGGGTTATACATATGGCCCtggcccccaccctcaccccagcccTCCGGATGTTCTGGACTTCCAACATGGGAGCCCTGAGAGTTGTGAGGCCCAGGGCCCAGCTGGGGAGGAGGCACATAAGCAAAGCCACCTGGGCCCCCTAGACTGCCCTGCCTGACGCCCCCCTGTGCCCTGCTGCAGAACCCCATCATCACCCAGTTCTTCCCCACCCTGCTGCTGTGGTGCTTCTCAGCCCTGCTTCCCACCATCGTCTACTACTCAGCCTTCTTTGAAGCCCACTGGACACGGTAAGGTGCCTCCACTCACACCACACCTCGCTGTGGCCTGCCCTCAATGACCCATCCTCACTGGGCAGCACTTTGCCCTTCAGGCTCCTGGCCCTGGGCAGTCCCACAGCTGGTAGGGAAGGGGTAGTGCCCAGCACCCTCACCTTGGGAGGCCCACCCTTCCCAGGGGACACTCCTTGGACATTGTCCTTGTTGGGGGAGCAAGTCTGGGGCCTGGGCTCACTTGACCTGTACCGttccctgctcccctccctccaGCTCTGGGGAGAACAGGACCACCATGCACAAGTGCTAcactttcctcatcttcatggtgCTGCTCCTACCCTCGCTGGGACTGAGCAGGTGAGTTGAGGAGGATGGGGCAGGAGCCAGGGTAGGGGGACTGCAGGATAGGGAGAGGAGAGCAGTTCAGCCTCCCTACCTCCCCTACAAAGCAAGGGGCCCAAGATGGGAAGCCTGGCCACCCCCAGACCTCCTGAGCTACCCACCCCATGTCTGGGAGTCTCCCCAGTGGCTCACAGAAGAGGGACTTCCCCTCCCCTGGTGTTCTGCACCACTCCAGCTCCCACCCCATctctcctctgcttccctccaGCCTGGACCTCTTCTTCCGCTGGCTCTTTGATAAGAAATTCTTGGCTGAGGCAGCTATTCGGTTTGAGTGAGTGACTGGGGCCCCTAGGGAAAGAGACCAGACAGCAGAGGTGGGTATGCTTGAGAGACATTGCCAGCCCCATGGGAGGGTGCAACAAAGCTTCCAACTCCTGGAGGGGGCAGAAGAGAGAGGATCTGGCGGGGTTACCCCAAAGGCACCCACAAGGTGTCTTGGGTGTGTATACATGGTAGAAGTCCCTGGGGTCTGTGTTGGTGTTCACTCTCTGGTAACCTGTTTGGATGCTAAGATCACCCTCAAGGTATATTTGGGGCTTGGGGCTCCACATTCTGGTAGATTCTATGGGGGTGTCTTGTGCCCATATTCTGGGACTAACTGTGGGCGTCTCTGGAGTTCCACTTGGGAGGTTTGGGGAACCATCTCTAGGGAGGTCTTGGTGATACTTAGGGAGTGTCTTGGAGGCTACTAGGGGTATCCCTGAAGGTCTCTAGAGCCCATATTTTTGGGTATGTGTAGGAGGCTCTTGACCTTGTAACTCTGGGGGTGTCTGTGGGTGGGGAGGCTAAAGGACTCACACTTTGGGATGTTTAGCGGTACAAGTTCTGGGAACATCTCTAAAATTTCAGGCTTTTATTCAGAGATGTAACTGTGGAGTTCTGTATGGGCATCTTCTCTGGGAATCATGTGAGGATATATTGAAGGTCATGCACCATGGCTGTGGGCACAAACTCTAGGGGTTTTGCTCTAGGCCATCTGTGGTGATCTTTGAGTCACACTTGGGGCATCTCAGGCACTGATAAAGGTTCCTGGGCTCCCCCAGAGATGTCGGGGGGAGGGTCTCAAAGCTTGTTTGTGGAGGTATCTGAGGCTCATGTCACACTCTGGGGGTAACTCGAGTTATGGTCTAAGTGGGGGAATCTTCTGGGTGTTCCTGGGGCTGTCAGCCTTTGGGTTCTTTGAGGGTCTCACTGGGTTGTCTTTGGGGGTCCTGGACAGTTCTCCCCTGAACATTCTAGCAGCCTTAGATGGTCTTGAGCACTCTCTCCATGGGTCTTTATGGGGCACAAGTTCTTGGAGCTGTCTGTTGCCACTCTGTATGTCTCTGGGGGCAACAGGGCACAGGTGCTTGGGGCGCTAAGCTGGAGGTGTCCACATGGAAGAAGCATGTTGGTGGTGGAGGTGTTGGGTGCTGTAGTTCTGGCAGTGGGCGGGCGGCCACCGGGTCACCCCAAGGGTGCAGTGCTGGAGCACCTGGTGCCCGCAGGTGTGTGTTCCTGCCCGACAACGGCGCCTTCTTCGTGAACTACGTCATTGCCTCAGCCTTTATCGGCAACGCCATGGACCTGCTGCGCATCCCAGGCCTGCTCATGTACATGATCCGGCTCTGCCTGGCGCGCTCGGCCGCCGAGAGGCGCAACGTGAAGCGGGTACGGCTGCCTGGGGCAGCAGCGGCCCGCACAGCGCCCCCTGGTGGCCCAACAAGAAACAGCAGCCATCGCGCTAGGGTTGAGGGGCACAGGAGGGCTGAGACTTGGGGAGTACAGTTGACTCACGGTGGATCCGGGCCATCCCCTTCCCATATCTGGGGCCTTCGTATTCTGCCATGGGTGGACATAGGTAACCCTGAAGGCCCCTGCCAGTTCTGACAGTAGCATTCTATGATGGGAGTTGGGGAGATCTGGGTCCCTAGCGCTAGGGTCCCTCTGTCTTAATAAGAGGGCTCTGGGCATCCCACTCTCAAGTCCACCCAACTCTTGCCCCCTACCTGCCAGGCCCCGACCCTTGAAGGCCCCTCTCGTGCCCCATCACTGCAACCGCCCTGGCCCTCCTCTCGGCCATAGCCCCTCTCTCCATCTGCTCTGCCCTACCCTACCCTAGACATTAGGTCCTGTTCCCCATGGCTTCTTTTCCGGCCCCAGAGGTCCTggctcccttccccctccctccttccctgcccctctGGTCAGTCCCTGCCTCCCTGAGCCATCCTCCTGCCCGTCTCCCCCCCAGCATCAGGCCTACGAGTTCCAGTTTGGCGCAGCCTACGCCTGGATGATGTGCGTCTTCACGGTGGTCATGACCTACAGTATCACCTGCCCCATCATCGTGCCCTTCGGTAGGCACCGCCGCGCCGGGACCTGGGCCCTGCTCGGGGGGACCCAGGACTTCACCCTCTCCACTCTAGGAATGCAGGCCACCCCGAGTGGACAGGGCCCGGCTGGGAGACCGGCCCCTCGGGGCTCCCGCCCGGTCCCTGGCTCAGTCTGGGGCCTGGcctgtggggaggagggggagagccATCAGCTCAGGCCAGACCTAGCTGGCATGTGGGCCCCAGGGCAAAGTCACACCAACATGGCCATACTTAACCCACACCTGTGCCTTCCCTCAGCGGGATGTGCTTGGACACAGATCACATACGTGCTgacatgttcacacacacactcccacacaggCATCCATGTGCACACTTTTACACCACCCTGTAAACTCAGGAAAGACTTGGATTCCAGGGTAGGGTGGGTCCTTGCCACTCATGGAGATAGTCTGCTGTATCTGAGCTATGTGACTTGGCcaggtctctcttcctttttgaagTTTAGCAAAGTTTCTCTTTAACCATCACCCCCACTGGTAGCCTCTACTTTCCTCCCTAATAACATCCTAACTCCTTAACCAACCCTCCCTGGTTATTGAAGGCTCCAAGTTCCCAAACTAACTTCCTTGTCCTCATTAGAAACTCCCTATCCCTCAGCCTCTGGGGAAATAGAACTTGTCCCTTAATTTATACGTATCTGTTTAGGGACAGGGTTAGAGAAAAATGATATGGGTTTTAAGAAGATGCTTGTTGATTCAAATGACTAGATTTCCAATAGTAGAATTCCTGATGAGGAGTGCAGAATGAGGGGTTGTAGCGGAGGAAGCTGAAGTTCTGTGATCATGCTGGGGCATGGGGCACTATCCCGTCCTGGGGcctgggcaggaggagggggCCAACCCTTCAGCACTCTCAGGACCAGAACAACCTGTGACAGACACACAAAAGGTTCGGCAGCACTGGTTCCGAGGTCAGGGCCCATGTGGCTTCCCTTAGGGCTCATGTACATGCTGCTGAAGCACCTGGTAGACAGGTACAATCTCTACTACGCCTACCTGCCGGCCAAGCTGGACAAGAAGATCCACTCAGGGGCTGTGAACCAGGTGGTGGCCGCGCCCATCCTCTGCCTCTTCTGGCTGCTCTTCTTTTCCACCATGCGCACGGGTGAGGGATCCCTACCCAGGGAACGGGGGGTGGCGAGCAGAGTGGATTCCAGCCAGAGCAGGCCACAGGAGAAGCCACATGGCTGGGGGTGGCAGGCAAGGGGCCTGGGAGAGGCTGGGGCCAGTCTGTAGCACCTAGGAGAGTGAGGACTGCATTCAGAGGGTATCAGAAGCTGGGGTGGGGAGGCCCACAGGAGATAGCAACCCCATTCTTTGCCCCCCAACACCAGGGTTCCTAGCTCCCACGTCTATGTTCACATTTGTGGTCCTGGTCATCACCATCGTCATCTGTCTCTGCCACGTCTGCTTTGGACACTTCAAATACCTCAGTGCCCACAACTACAAGGTGTGGGGCAAGGGTGGCAGGCGGATGGCTGCGGGCAGGAGCTCAAGGGGAGGAATGCAGAGGGCCACAGGGCTGGCGAGGGCTGAGGGCAGCGCCAACAGGGCCAAGCGGGCGTGGGGTCATGATCAGGGCTGAGGACATGCCCCCACTTCCTGACTCATTCTGGGCCCCTCAAGATTGAGCACACAGAGACAGATACTGTGGACCCCAGAAGCAATGGACGGCCCCCCACTGCTGCTGCTGTCCCCAAATCTGCGGTGAGTGCCCTCAAGGGTTGGGAGGGGCCTCTGACAGACTCAGCCTCAAAGCCCAGTGTTCCCTTAGTCCTGCAGAAAGGGGAACCTGTGCCAGACCCCATGGGGGCGGGAAGAGAGCTGGTCTCCCTGGAGGGCTGCCCCCGCCCCCCAGGGCCCTGCCCACTCTGCTGTCCTACATGCCCTGGTGTTCCCACAATCCATGAGGGGCAGCTGTTCACCTTGCCCccatttcctctcctccttcagaAATACATCGCTCAGGTGCTGCAGGACTCAGAGGTGGAcggggatggggatggggctcCTGGGAGCTCAGGGGATGAGCCCCCATCATCCTCATCCCAAGATGAGGAGTTGCTGATGCCACCCGACGCCCTCACGGACACAGACTTCCAGTCTTGCGAGGACAGCCTCATAGAGAATGAGATTCACCAGTAAGGGGAGGGAGGGGCCCTGGAGGCCAtatcctgccccaccccacccccactcccacggACACTAAAACGCTAATAATTTATTAGATCTAAAgccccttcctccccagcccctgctttCATTAAGGTATTTAAACTTGGGGATTTCACTGCTCTCCCCCatgatggagggagggatggagccCCCCAACCTCAGTGAGGAGAGCCCCGAGCCGGCCCCGGGGCAAAGAGGGGTGCAGAGGGAGTTCCCCCAGATCAgtaccccccacccctccccagctaGTAGCATGACCAGGAAAGGGTTAATGAGAGCCAAGAGGAGTACCTGGTGCACCTGGTGCCGGTGGCTGGAGACCTGGGGGGCAGGTGGATCTGGGGCTGTTCCCCCGCCTCCGTTTTTTCCACCCCACAGTTCCTCCTGGGATCTGGCCCTCCAGGGAAGTGGAGCCTCCAGCCCCTAGGGGATGCATGAGAGGGGAGGGGGTGCTGAGTGGGAGGAAGAGTCAGGCTCAGAGCTGGggtggcctgggggtgggggtgggcaagGCTGACACTGGAAAATGGGtttttgcactgttttttttggtttgtttttttgtttttgtttgtttgtttttttcctttaaaataaaaacaaagaaaagctctGAGGCAGGTGTCTGACTTGTGCTGCCCTGGGCACCTGGGCCAGGTCCCCACCCTCCTATCTGGAGGGCCTGTTTGAGGTCCCTGCATGACGCTGGGCAAGGGACTTGTTCAGAGTCTCATTTCTGTGTCACTGAGAGGAGAgagtggggctggggagagactTAAGGGATATCTCAGAGGCAGGAAGGGCCCCTGTGCCCAGGTGGCCACCATACCAGCCTCGCCCACTCTGATCATTCCCCTGAGTCCCTGAGCAACACACATGGGACAGAGATTCAGGGAGAAAAGGTCGTGCAAAGCCACAGGGTCCATGCTGGGCCAGGACGAAGGCCCTTCTGAGCACCTCAAAGTAAGCCTGGCGCCAGCCCATCTGTCCCTTCCCCAGGAGGGCCTGATCTCCTCAGTGAGaagccccctcccaccctccagtcAAATCTTACCCATTCTCCAAGACCCAGCTCAAATTCACCTTctcgccaggcacggtggctcacgcctgtaatcccagtactttgggaggccaaggtgggtggatcacttgagttcaggagttcgagaccagcctggccaacatgatgaaaccccatctctacaaaaaatacagaaattagctgggcatggtggtgcacccctgtaatcccagctacttgggaggctgaggcatgagaatcacttgaacctgggaggtggaggctgcagtgagctgagatcatgccactgcactccagcctgggcgacagggcaagaccctgtctcaaaaaaaaaaacaaaaaaaaatcaccttctcGAAAAAAGGTCCTGTGACTGCTGTAGCTCACCCTGCAAAGGCCCACAGAGCCATGTggtgcacacccacacacatgtacacacagcaGGTACTGCATGTACTGTAGGAGGCCTGCATTCCAGTCCTTATTCTGTCACTAAATCACTTTGCAACcctgaagaaaaggaagaaaaaggaactcttagagggaagaaaagagaccTCAGAGGAGAAGGAGAACCAGGTTCCACAGAAGTCAACAGGAACCACCAACAGCAGGAACAGCAAACACAGCAACCCTGATAAAGATTGCCCAGGCGCCAGCAAGGAGCAGGAGCAAAGAGCGCCCAAGGTCCAGccccaggctgcagggagctgcgGCAAACACAGCTTGGAGGGTCAGTGTTTATGGGCGGGCTGTGGGTGGAGGATGGGCCAGTGACAGTGGAGGTGAAAGTTGAGGCCTTGGTCCTGGCCTCAGCCTGCCTATGTATGTCAGATCTGCAGTTGTGAAACATGAGCTCCCAGGTAGAGTCCCCAAAGTCTTGGGGCCAAGGGAGTGCCTGCTGGTGGTTGGACAAATATTGGCATGGCTTTGAAAGGAGCACCTTGGTTGTGTGAAGGCTTCCCGGTGCTCCCGAAGCCTGTTTTCTGTATGGATGGGCAGGCACACCACCGCCATTTGCCTGGCAAGCCCCCTTGTCTGCAAAGCATGGCCTGGACAGACCTCAGCCCCCACCTCTGGTTAGCCGAGACCCTCTCATTCCTCATCTGCCCAGCATGCCTTCCCTTTCCTGCAGGGCCTGAAGTTCAAAACCAGGTTCCAGCATTTCCAAATGTGAAACTCCAGATAATGCCCAAGCAGCACACTGAGCAAGAGTCTTGAGGACAGCCCTTCCCCAGGGTGGGAGGCTGTAATAGAGAGGAACACCCGTGCCCGCCTGCACCCTACCCCTGGCACCTCGTCACAGAGTTCATGTCCAGGCAGATCACATTAGAGGCATCCAAGAGGTGCAATAGTGGAATCAGGAGTGGGCAGGGGAGACCACAGGATCCCCAAAGACCACTTCCTCCTTTCACAGCTGGGGGCAGCAGAAGATACGGATAAGAGCTAAAgttatggccgggcacagtggcttatgcctataatcctagcgctttgggaggccgaagcgagtgatcacctgaggtcaggagttcgagaccagcctgcccaacatggcgaaaccccatctctactaaaaatacaaaaattagctgggcatggtggtgggcacctgtgatcccggctacttgagaggctgaggcaggagaatcgcttgaacccggggggcagaggttgcagtgagccgagattgcaccacttcactccagcctgggcaaaagagcgagactccatctcaaaaaaaaaaaaaaaaaaaaaaaatctgaagttaTTAGTTTAAATCCTGGCTCGACCGCTtaacagctgtgtgaccctgggcaagttgcaTCATACCTCTagacctcactttcctcatctataaaatgggaatagcaaTGTCATGGCCTCTGgctgttttaaggattaaataagtaGGAAGTTCTTAGCCCAGTGTTTGGCACATAATAACAAACCATAATTAATATTCTCGTAGATGAGGAGATTGAGTCCCAGAAAGGAGAAAGGGGGAGGGCTCGCCCAAGGTCAGCTCCTGTATCAGAGCTTGGAACAAGGTTCTCTGATCCCATTGGGTGCTCTCACACCTGTTCTGTGCCTGATTAGCACCAGGCAGGGCTGAGGGGCACTGGGATGACCTTGACAGTCCCTGTCCTCAGCCATCATACACTCCAGAGAAGACTGCACTCTGGAGCAGAGTTCTTAGCTCAAAGCATTCCCACTTTCCAGTGCAGAGGCAGGACATGTGGTCAGACCAGTGGCCTAACCATGCCAGACTGGGGCCAGGCAAGGAGAGTGTTGCAGGTGGAATCGTGTCCCCCAAAAAGGCATGTTGAAGTACTGgcccccagtacttcagaatgtgacctcatttggaaacaGGGTGGTTGCAGATGTAATTCGTtcaattaagatgaggtcatactgaaaTGCATGGGACCCTAGCcccatatgactggtgtccttataagaagaagagacacAGAGGAGGGTGCCATGTGAAGACAGCAACACAGGAAAAATGCCAGGTCAGTGAGAAAGGGGGTTTTGGGAATGAGAAGGCTTTCTGGATGTAAAGGTCAGGTTGGTGTGTCAGGGACAACCCCTTCCCGGAAACCTTGGGCTGAAAAAAAGGGACTGGGACCTACCCTGATGGGATGACCGTGATACAGTGAGGacagccaggctggtggaggctgTGCAAGGCAGGGGTGCTGGGTCATCTGTCCCTAAAGCGGGTAGCCCTCAGCTGGGTAAGGGGCTGGGTTACtgagaaggagaaaagggaaggcaGCTGTTAAACGGGCTGCTGACCTAGGAATCCCACTGCAATGAGAGCGTTCTGGGGGGAGGGTCTCTTCTCCCCCTCCCACCAGAACCTTCAACTGTCAAGCACCGAGCTAGCCACCAGCATGCTGTACTCCCCAGGTAGGCACTCATGGGGCCTTGCCCCACTCCTGTACCTCCTGCAGGCTAGAGCCTCCCCCCAGGGGAGGAGCTGTGTCCCGCATCAGACTGGGTTCCCCTTGAGGGTACAGACAGTGACTCTTCCATCAGACTGGATGCTCCCTAAGGACAGGACCTGGGCCTCATTCTCAGACTGTTTGGGGAAGGATAGGCCACTGGTGGTCAGACTGGGTGGTAGGCCGGGCAGGAACTCTTTCTCCTCTCCACTGACAGTTGGagttggggagaggagaggggccgGCCATCCCACTGTCATGGCTGCTGGGGAAAAGGGTTTGTGTGAAAAAGCCCACGTAGAGAAGAGAACTTTAGGGAACAGAGAGAACCTCTCCTAAGCCTGGAAAAGCAGGTCCCTCAGCCCAGGAAGATGAGCTCCTCAGGGTGGCAGGGGCAGGACTACCTGAGGCAAGCCTGGGACCAGACTCCAGGAGACGGGGGAGAGTGGgctggggggaaggggagggctgGGCAGAACTGAGTTGTTCCTGTGGGGCTGGGGTGCACAGAGGGCAGCCAGCCTTGGCCAGCAGAAGGTCAGCCCTGTACCTCACCCTCAGCCTGGGGCACCGTGAGACCATGGGCCCCTAGACCCAGCCTCCCAGCTTCTCAGGCCCTCCCTGTTTACCTGACCCTAGGAAG
This DNA window, taken from Pan paniscus chromosome 5, NHGRI_mPanPan1-v2.0_pri, whole genome shotgun sequence, encodes the following:
- the TMEM63B gene encoding CSC1-like protein 2 isoform X3 — protein: MLPFLLATLGTTALNNSNPKDYCYSARIRSTVLQGLPFGGVPTVLALDFMCFLALLFLFSILRKVAWDYGRLALVTDADSVASAMHGDSHDRYERLTSVSSSVDFDQRDNGFCSWLTAIFRIKDDEIRDKCGGDAVHYLSFQRHIIGLLVVVGVLSVGIVLPVNFSGDLLENNAYSFGRTTIANLKSGNNLLWLHTSFAFLYLLLTVYSMRRHTSKMRYKEDDLVKRTLFINGISKYAESEKIKKHFEEAYPNCTVLEARPCYNVARLMFLDAERKKAERGKLYFTNLQSKENVPTMINPKPCGHLCCCVVRGCEQVEAIEYYTKLEQKLKEDYKREKEKVNEKPLGMAFVTFHNETITAIILKDFNVCKCQGCTCRGEPRPSSCSESLHISNWTVSYAPDPQNIYWEHLSIRGFIWWLRCLVINVVLFILLFFLTTPAIIITTMDKFNVTKPVEYLNNPIITQFFPTLLLWCFSALLPTIVYYSAFFEAHWTRSGENRTTMHKCYTFLIFMVLLLPSLGLSSLDLFFRWLFDKKFLAEAAIRFECVFLPDNGAFFVNYVIASAFIGNAMDLLRIPGLLMYMIRLCLARSAAERRNVKRHQAYEFQFGAAYAWMMCVFTVVMTYSITCPIIVPFGLMYMLLKHLVDRYNLYYAYLPAKLDKKIHSGAVNQVVAAPILCLFWLLFFSTMRTGFLAPTSMFTFVVLVITIVICLCHVCFGHFKYLSAHNYKIEHTETDTVDPRSNGRPPTAAAVPKSAKYIAQVLQDSEVDGDGDGAPGSSGDEPPSSSSQDEELLMPPDALTDTDFQSCEDSLIENEIHQ
- the TMEM63B gene encoding CSC1-like protein 2 isoform X2, with amino-acid sequence MLPFLLATLGTTALNNSNPKDYCYSARIRSTVLQGLPFGGVPTVLALDFMCFLALLFLFSILRKVAWDYGRLALVTDADRLRRQERDRVEQEYVASAMHGDSHDRYERLTSVSSSVDFDQRDNGFCSWLTAIFRIKDDEIRDKCGGDAVHYLSFQRHIIGLLVVVGVLSVGIVLPVNFSGDLLENNAYSFGRTTIANLKSGNNLLWLHTSFAFLYLLLTVYSMRRHTSKMRYKEDDLVKRTLFINGISKYAESEKIKKHFEEAYPNCTVLEARPCYNVARLMFLDAERKKAERGKLYFTNLQSKENVPTMINPKPCGHLCCCVVRGCEQVEAIEYYTKLEQKLKEDYKREKEKVNEKPLGMAFVTFHNETITAIILKDFNVCKCQGCTCRGEPRPSSCSESLHISNWTVSYAPDPQNIYWEHLSIRGFIWWLRCLVINVVLFILLFFLTTPAIIITTMDKFNVTKPVEYLNNPIITQFFPTLLLWCFSALLPTIVYYSAFFEAHWTRSGENRTTMHKCYTFLIFMVLLLPSLGLSSLDLFFRWLFDKKFLAEAAIRFECVFLPDNGAFFVNYVIASAFIGNAMDLLRIPGLLMYMIRLCLARSAAERRNVKRHQAYEFQFGAAYAWMMCVFTVVMTYSITCPIIVPFGLMYMLLKHLVDRYNLYYAYLPAKLDKKIHSGAVNQVVAAPILCLFWLLFFSTMRTGFLAPTSMFTFVVLVITIVICLCHVCFGHFKYLSAHNYKIEHTETDTVDPRSNGRPPTAAAVPKSAKYIAQVLQDSEVDGDGDGAPGSSGDEPPSSSSQDEELLMPPDALTDTDFQSCEDSLIENEIHQ
- the TMEM63B gene encoding CSC1-like protein 2 isoform X1, whose amino-acid sequence is MIREDHAAVAAMLPFLLATLGTTALNNSNPKDYCYSARIRSTVLQGLPFGGVPTVLALDFMCFLALLFLFSILRKVAWDYGRLALVTDADRLRRQERDRVEQEYVASAMHGDSHDRYERLTSVSSSVDFDQRDNGFCSWLTAIFRIKDDEIRDKCGGDAVHYLSFQRHIIGLLVVVGVLSVGIVLPVNFSGDLLENNAYSFGRTTIANLKSGNNLLWLHTSFAFLYLLLTVYSMRRHTSKMRYKEDDLVKRTLFINGISKYAESEKIKKHFEEAYPNCTVLEARPCYNVARLMFLDAERKKAERGKLYFTNLQSKENVPTMINPKPCGHLCCCVVRGCEQVEAIEYYTKLEQKLKEDYKREKEKVNEKPLGMAFVTFHNETITAIILKDFNVCKCQGCTCRGEPRPSSCSESLHISNWTVSYAPDPQNIYWEHLSIRGFIWWLRCLVINVVLFILLFFLTTPAIIITTMDKFNVTKPVEYLNNPIITQFFPTLLLWCFSALLPTIVYYSAFFEAHWTRSGENRTTMHKCYTFLIFMVLLLPSLGLSSLDLFFRWLFDKKFLAEAAIRFECVFLPDNGAFFVNYVIASAFIGNAMDLLRIPGLLMYMIRLCLARSAAERRNVKRHQAYEFQFGAAYAWMMCVFTVVMTYSITCPIIVPFGLMYMLLKHLVDRYNLYYAYLPAKLDKKIHSGAVNQVVAAPILCLFWLLFFSTMRTGFLAPTSMFTFVVLVITIVICLCHVCFGHFKYLSAHNYKIEHTETDTVDPRSNGRPPTAAAVPKSAKYIAQVLQDSEVDGDGDGAPGSSGDEPPSSSSQDEELLMPPDALTDTDFQSCEDSLIENEIHQ